Proteins found in one Chloroflexota bacterium genomic segment:
- a CDS encoding PIN domain-containing protein — MRFVDTNVLIYAASRATADPERRHRARALLSEPNLAVSVQVLQEFYHQATRPTRRDCLSHGQALKFLEPILTLPVQAMTVEIFQAAAIISHRFRLSYWDGAILAAARLAGCGAVYSEDFSAEQDYGGLRIINPFTDAGAD; from the coding sequence GTGCGCTTCGTCGACACCAACGTGCTCATCTACGCGGCAAGCCGAGCGACGGCAGACCCAGAAAGGCGCCATCGCGCACGAGCACTGCTCTCGGAGCCTAATCTTGCCGTGTCGGTGCAAGTGCTCCAAGAGTTCTATCACCAGGCCACGCGGCCCACTCGGCGGGATTGCCTGAGCCACGGCCAGGCGTTGAAGTTCCTGGAGCCGATCCTCACCTTGCCGGTTCAGGCCATGACCGTGGAGATATTTCAGGCCGCAGCTATCATCAGCCACCGGTTCAGATTGTCCTATTGGGACGGGGCAATTCTCGCCGCAGCGCGCCTTGCTGGGTGCGGAGCCGTCTACTCCGAGGACTTCAGCGCGGAGCAGGACTATGGCGGCCTGCGGATAATCAACCCGTTCACGGATGCCGGGGCGGACTGA